TCCGTCAGTCCACTTTGATCGAGCTCGACGTGGAAGGCCAAGGCCAGCAAAAAGTATTCGTAAAAGAAATCCAAAGATTTCCGGAAATCGACAGAATCCGTCATGTGGACTTTTATAAAGTCGTGCCCGGTAAGAAGATCATTACCAAAATCGGCATAGAAACCACCGGAGTAGCGAAAGGTTCCAAGACCGGAGGTCAGTTCGAACATATCATTCACGAGATTCGCGTTAAAACAATCCCCGAAGATCTTCTGGAAAATCTAACGATAGACGTTACCGATCTCGACGTGGGAGATTCGATCAAGATCAGTCAGTTAAAAGTCCCCGCAAGTTGGGAAATTTTAATCAACGGAGATCCGATCGTTACTTCCGTGAATAAAACGAAAGCTCTCCTTGCCGCCGAAAGAGCGGAAGCGAAAGGCGCCGCCCCAGACGACGCTAAAGCTAAAAAAGGTAAGAAGTAGTAATACGAAACTTCCATCAGATCTAATCTGATAAAAACAGATAGGTATTCATGAAGCTGATCGTCGGACTCGGAAATCCAGGGGACAGATACAATAACAACCGCTCAAATATCGGTTTCAAAATTTTAGATGTTATCGCAAATAACATCAATGTTGAAATTAAGACCAAGAAGAAAAAATCTCTCATTGGTCGCGGTGATTTTGAGGGGGAAGAGGTCGTACTCTTAAAGCCTCAGACGTTTAGCGATCTTTCTGGAGAATCCGTTTTATACATAGCGTCGTTTCTAAAAATCCAAGTGGGAGAAATTCTAGTCATTCAAGAAGATTGGACTCTTCCGCTCGGAAGAATCGTGGTTGATAAGGGAACCCAGGAAACAGATCATCCAGGAGTAAAATCCATTGTTCAATCTCTTCGTTCTCCGAATTTCATTCGAATTCGAATCGGCATTCAGAACGACGGATTTAATCTGAAAACTCGGGATTCTTTTTTGAAGGAAGATTTCGAGCCGATGGAAAACTTAAGTTTGATTCAGATCATCAACGATGCGGAAGCGGCGATTCGTTCGATTTCTTTAGGAGATATCGACGACGTAATCGAAAAATATCATCTTTGATATAAAAAATCTATCGGATTTTCGTTTACTTCGAATTCCTTTTAACGGTTTCAATCAATTCTTCCTTGCCTTTTTAAAGAAACATGAAATTCTATCGGAAGGAACCTCTTGCCTGTTTGTCGTTTCTCATCAGGTGTCTAAGTTATAGGAGAACTCCATGAACAAAAATTTAAAAAACGTATTTTTCGTTTTAATCATTATGATGGTCGTTTTGATCATCGCTTACAACTATGAAAATAACGCAGGCGCAACTAAGGACATCTCCTATTCCGATTTTTTAAATATGCTCGAACCCGTAGAAGGGAAAAAACCTCTCGGCAAACTATATAAAGGAAACGTTGACAAATACAACAAAATCCAAATCGAAAAAGACGTTATCGAGGGCTTCTATATTCCTTCCGAATATTTGGAATCCAAAACCGCAAAACCGGTAAAATTCAGAACGACCGTCGCTCCTTTAGACAAAGACCTGATCGCTTCTTTAAGAAAAGCTAACGTATCCTTCGACGCGCGCTCTGCGGAAGAAGGGAAATTCTGGAGTGTGATCGGAAGTAATATTTTACTCATCGTGATTTTGATCGGCCTTTTCTGGTTTATTATGATGAGGCAGATTCAATCTACCGGGAACAAAGCGTTCTCCTTCGGTAAATCCAAAGCGAAGATGACAATGGATCCCAAGGTAAAAATCACCTTTGAAGATGTTGCGGGTTGCGAGGAAGCAAAGGAAGAATTGGTCGAGATTATAGAATTTCTCAAAGATCCTAAAAAGTTTCACGCAATCGGAGCGAGAATTCCCACCGGTGTTCTGTTAGTCGGTCCTCCCGGTACTGGTAAAACCTTGCTCGCGAGAGCCGTTGCGGGAGAAGCGGGAGTTCCGTTCTTTTCGATTTCCGGTTCGGACTTCGTGGAAATGTTCGTGGGTGTCGGAGCTTCCAGAGTGAGAGATCTTTTCGATCAAGGTAAGAAGAATTCTCCCTGTATTATTTTTATCGACGAGATCGACGCGGTCGGTCGTTTGAGAGGAGCCGGACTCGGAGGCGGTCACGACGAAAGAGAACAGACACTCAATCAGATGCTCGTAGAGATGGACGGCTTTGAAAAGAACGAAGGTGTGATCGTGATGGCGGCTACGAACCGCGCGGATGTTTTGGATCCTGCGCTTCTTCGTCCGGGTCGTTTTGACCGTCAAGTAATGGTGGATCTTCCGGACATCAAAGGAAGAGAAGAAATTCTCAAAGTGCATTCTCGCAAAGTTCCTATGACCAGCGATATTTCCCTTCACTCGATCGCAAGGGGAACTCCGGGTTTTACAGGAGCGGACCTCGCAAACCTCATCAACGAAGGCGCGTTACTCGCCGCTCGTAAGAATAAGAAAAGAGTCACTCAAGAAGAATTGGAAGAAGCCCGCGATAAAGTGATGATGGGCCCCGAAAGAAAATCGTTCTTCATTTCCGAAAAGGAAAAAGAAGTCATCGCCTATCACGAAGCGGGTCATGCGATCCTCGGGACTCTTCTTCCTTACACAGAACCCGTTCATAAGGTTACGATCATTCCGAGAGGACGCGCTCTCGGATTGACTCAATCTCTTCCAAAAGAAGACAAACACATTCTGCCTAAGACCTATTGGCTCGATCAGATCGTAGTGGCGATGGGAGGATTTATCGCGGAAGAATTTAAGTTCGGTGTTACTTCCACGGGTTCGAGCAACGACATTCAACAAGCTTCGAACATCGCGCGTAAGATGGTCTGCGAATGGGGAATGTCCGAAAAACTCGGAACCGTAAATTACAGCGGCGATCAGGCTAACGTGTTTATCGGAAGAGACATGGGCCACAGCAGTAAATATTATTCGGAAGAATTTGCGGCGATGATCGACAAGGAAGTTCGTGAGATCATTCTTACCTGCTTGAACAAGGGACGCGATCTCGTTCGTAAAAACGCTTCTAAATTCGAAGGACTTGCAAAGGCTCTTCTGGCTAAAGAAACCATTTCTCACGAGGAGCTTATGACGATTGTTCATCCGGCCAATGAGGAAGGTGCAAAAAAAAAGCCGGAAAAAACCGTTAAGTCCAAAAAACAAAACGGAATTAAAACGAATCCAGCTTATAACGCCGGAATGGAATGAATCACTGGCTGTTTAAGACGGAACCCGACGTCTTTTCCATAGACGACCTACACAAGGCTCCTTCCCACATCGCACCCTGGGAAGGGGTTAGAAATTATCAGGCTCGCAATTTCTTGCGTGACCGCATTCAAAAAGGGGATTTAGTTCTCTTTTACCATAGCAGGGCAAACCCCCTCTCCATCGTCGGAATTGCAGAAGTAGTAAAACCCGGTTATCCGGATCATTTCGCTTTCGACCCCTCCCATAAGTATTTCGATCCGAAGAGTAAACCCGAAAATCCGACTTGGTATATGGTGGATATCAAATTCAAAAAAAAATTCCCGAAACCTGTCACGGTGGAAGAAATGAAAACACAGAAGGCGCTGAAAAACATGGTGCTTTTACAGAAAGGTTCTCGCCTTTCGATTCAACCGGTTTCTCCCGCGGAGTTTCAGCTTGTTCTGGGACTTGCGGGCGTGAAACTTTGACTCAAAGCTTAAGCTTTTCATCGTAATAAAATTTAAAGCTATATATAATTCAAATTTTGTTCGAAGTATTACACAGATCTTATACTCAACGTAGGCCACAGGTCAGCATGACCGAAGAGAATCACTGTTATGAAAGCTCTGCTCTGTCGCGAAAAGAATCAATAAAGCTCTTAAATTGGAATTTCGAATTCGGGTTACAAAATACTTTTGATTATTTTCAGGAAGCTCAAACCGCTCTGCTCTTAATCAAACCAAACCGTTTTTCTTTACAACAATGTTCGGCTTCATCAGCATTTAGTTTTTTTAACTCCTCATCTTGTCCATCAAGCGGCCTAATTTACATTATTTATACATCAACGTTATTTCAAAAAACTTTATCTTCTTTAAGATATCTTTGCGATAAATTCCAATCAAAAACTTATTTTTTGAGTCTTTTCAGATAAATGATCAACTCCGAAGAAATCTGAATCGGTCTTTTACGATATGTTTTCTTATATTCTTTCTTAAACTCCTTATGACAGGATTTACAGGATTGTTCATAGTCTTTTGTCTTCAAAGCTTCCTGAGATATTTCAGTCCATTTTGCTTTTTGTTCGTCGAGTGCGAAGTTTGGAATTTCCGTTAGGATTTTTTCGATATATTCCGGTTTTCCTTTTTTCGCCGCTTTAACGGCAGGTTTCGTATACTCTTCCATAAAGTCGTGAACCGTAGTTTCTACTTTTCTTTCGGGCTGCGCCGAGAGGGCAAAAGTAATCAGAACGAATAATGCAACGATAGAAATCGTAAAAATCCCAAAATTGGGGCAGAACCCAGAACGCGCCCTATGGGAAACGTTCTGTTGAGTTGCCGCAGCTTGATCTTTCTGATAAAGCAGAAAACTCAATGCGCCGCTCTCTAAGAATCGCTTCCGCAGGTTTTGGGACGCGCTGTAAATCGTTTTTTTCATTCAAATCCTCGTATGATTCACGCAAGAGCCCTCCGAACTTTTCCGTTTGGCGGAATCGGAAAAATCGAATTGTAAACTCTTTCGTAGTATGTTCTTTGAAGAATTGCAGTTTCCTTTTTTTTGAGAATTTTGTCAATCTCAGTAGAACTGATTTCAAAACTTCGAAAGATCAACGATGAATTTAAACTGGGTGCTTCCACAAATTGCGCGCTTTTTCCGGAGAATTTCTAAAGAGTTTTCTACCCGATTTTCTGTATGGGATTTCTATACCTACCGTTTTGAATCTTTTTTGGAAAGATTATAGAGGCTATTTCAAATATACTTTATCTTTACTTAAAACACCAATTCCAACTATTCTAAGATATTTTCGGGATAGTTTTTGGAATCTTTAAAAAGAGTGAAACCAACCGGATTCGAGTATTCAAAGAATAAATAATACAATTCAAATATTCAATTTTAATTGTATTCATTTTTATAAGAATAAAACCGAGAACGATCGAATGAATCGGAGTAGGATAATTGAAAATAACATGAGTTCGATCTAAGAAAACTCATTTCATTAAAGTTAATTTTTCCGGAAAAGAATAGAATTCAATGTGGAAACTTCCATACTACTGATCCCTATAAAATAGGTACCGTTAGCTTGAATATAAATCCCGTGTTTAGGATGCAGAATTTTAGACACTCTATTATGTAGAGATGAGTATTTTAACGTGAGTTCGTGGAGAAAATGAGAAAAAATTTTCTCAAAGTAGGAGTTCCTACTTTGAGAATTTGTTCGCAAAATCGCGATTTGTTGTAGTTCCCACATTTTAAAAATAAATTTACAAAGTTCAAATTCCACTTCCTACAGAAAATAAATCACACCGAACTCACGTTATTTTAGATCTATTGCGAATTTAAAAAAATGTAGGGACTATTACTTTTAGAATTTTTTTTAATTCTCTTCTATCGAACTCACGTTAAAAATAGACAAAAGGAATAAATGCAAAATGTCGACAATCGGATGCTTTCTAATGTTACGGAGTCTACTTTAGAGAATTTGATCCAGAATCCGGAAGAAACGTTGGAAGAATTATTGTACGGAGAGAAAGAGGATCCTCATTTGGACGTAGACAAAACCTGGCAGATCATTCATTTTCTTTTGACCGGAAGTCCTTACGAAGGCAAACCTCCCGAAAGCAACGTCATATTTGGAAAAAACGTTCTTTCCGACGAGGTGGATGTAGGATACGGTCCCGCAACGTTTTTGACCGTGGCGGAAGTGAAAGAAGTTCATCTTTTTTTGAAAGGGCTTTCCGCCGAAGAACTTTGGAGTCGATTTGATCGGGAAGCTCTTCGGAAAGTGGATGTGTATGGGGATTGGACTGGAGATGAAGAAGATCGGGAATATGTAACGGATTACTATCTTGATCTTGTCGATTTTTATGCGCGTGCTGCCGAAAATAATTTGTGTGTGATCCAATACATCAGTTGAGTTTAATATAAGAAAATTAGATTTTTCTGATCTATTTTGAGTTTTGAATCAATATTTTAGTAAATCGTTTTCTTTGTGATCGATTTCAAGGCCTGAGTTTGCTGGACGAAAGTTGCGCTGTATGAATTGAAATTGAACGCGTCAGGTTCAAATTTTTATGCCGATTGTTTGGTTTTGTTGTAGTTCCCACAAAAGTTTTGGGTTCAAACAAGATTTTGTTTTAAAACCTGAAAATGTAGGAACTCCTGCATGGATTTTCAAAAGTCGATAAACTCCCAAGAATAGTGTTGCTGTAGGAATTCCCGTATTTTTATTAGAGTTAGCGGGAAATGACTATCAAATGGCAGAAAAAATTCAAATTCCTTTAGACGAAGTAAAACGAGTTTTTAAATTTTTAGAAAACGTTCATGATTTGATGCATCAGCCTTTGTCTTATCGAAATTCAAAACTTGTTGATAACTTTGTTAATGAGAATTATCCGGAAGTAAAAGAACTCTATTATCGTGTCGTTTGGAATTGGCTACCGAAAGAAATACAGAACGAAATCGAAGAAAGTTAGATTCTTCCGATCTGTC
The nucleotide sequence above comes from Leptospira weilii. Encoded proteins:
- a CDS encoding 50S ribosomal protein L25/general stress protein Ctc codes for the protein MSQNTIHKIAVKKRTETGKNENNRLRSSGMIPVNIIGAGVATSGAVNEKELEKMVHSGIRQSTLIELDVEGQGQQKVFVKEIQRFPEIDRIRHVDFYKVVPGKKIITKIGIETTGVAKGSKTGGQFEHIIHEIRVKTIPEDLLENLTIDVTDLDVGDSIKISQLKVPASWEILINGDPIVTSVNKTKALLAAERAEAKGAAPDDAKAKKGKK
- the pth gene encoding aminoacyl-tRNA hydrolase; protein product: MKLIVGLGNPGDRYNNNRSNIGFKILDVIANNINVEIKTKKKKSLIGRGDFEGEEVVLLKPQTFSDLSGESVLYIASFLKIQVGEILVIQEDWTLPLGRIVVDKGTQETDHPGVKSIVQSLRSPNFIRIRIGIQNDGFNLKTRDSFLKEDFEPMENLSLIQIINDAEAAIRSISLGDIDDVIEKYHL
- the ftsH gene encoding ATP-dependent zinc metalloprotease FtsH is translated as MNKNLKNVFFVLIIMMVVLIIAYNYENNAGATKDISYSDFLNMLEPVEGKKPLGKLYKGNVDKYNKIQIEKDVIEGFYIPSEYLESKTAKPVKFRTTVAPLDKDLIASLRKANVSFDARSAEEGKFWSVIGSNILLIVILIGLFWFIMMRQIQSTGNKAFSFGKSKAKMTMDPKVKITFEDVAGCEEAKEELVEIIEFLKDPKKFHAIGARIPTGVLLVGPPGTGKTLLARAVAGEAGVPFFSISGSDFVEMFVGVGASRVRDLFDQGKKNSPCIIFIDEIDAVGRLRGAGLGGGHDEREQTLNQMLVEMDGFEKNEGVIVMAATNRADVLDPALLRPGRFDRQVMVDLPDIKGREEILKVHSRKVPMTSDISLHSIARGTPGFTGADLANLINEGALLAARKNKKRVTQEELEEARDKVMMGPERKSFFISEKEKEVIAYHEAGHAILGTLLPYTEPVHKVTIIPRGRALGLTQSLPKEDKHILPKTYWLDQIVVAMGGFIAEEFKFGVTSTGSSNDIQQASNIARKMVCEWGMSEKLGTVNYSGDQANVFIGRDMGHSSKYYSEEFAAMIDKEVREIILTCLNKGRDLVRKNASKFEGLAKALLAKETISHEELMTIVHPANEEGAKKKPEKTVKSKKQNGIKTNPAYNAGME
- a CDS encoding EVE domain-containing protein; this encodes MNHWLFKTEPDVFSIDDLHKAPSHIAPWEGVRNYQARNFLRDRIQKGDLVLFYHSRANPLSIVGIAEVVKPGYPDHFAFDPSHKYFDPKSKPENPTWYMVDIKFKKKFPKPVTVEEMKTQKALKNMVLLQKGSRLSIQPVSPAEFQLVLGLAGVKL
- a CDS encoding YfbM family protein, with translation MQNVDNRMLSNVTESTLENLIQNPEETLEELLYGEKEDPHLDVDKTWQIIHFLLTGSPYEGKPPESNVIFGKNVLSDEVDVGYGPATFLTVAEVKEVHLFLKGLSAEELWSRFDREALRKVDVYGDWTGDEEDREYVTDYYLDLVDFYARAAENNLCVIQYIS